The following coding sequences are from one Nicotiana tomentosiformis chromosome 3, ASM39032v3, whole genome shotgun sequence window:
- the LOC104085839 gene encoding E3 ubiquitin-protein ligase AIRP2-like isoform X2: protein MMTNYYQLVKSTSYEDSLKAIEADIQYANLLAASIPRFKNGTCLQMKLVYSNLAPILLFLLQWMDCSCTCLLPSYFNLFHIVVYKVIPNSKKKIPLDGRKASIREFYAVLLPSLQRLHDSSSEQDSSQDEHQVSKTIVGKKVQEKKHFDADLEKEDECGICLELCTKIVLPNCYHAMCINCYRDWQELKVRVLPILQRKPQKSELRRPVGSHGQ, encoded by the exons ATGATGACAAATTACTATCAGCTTGTGAAATCTACTTCCTATGAAGATTCTTTAAAGGCAATTGAGGCTGATATTCAGTATGCCAATTTGCT GGCAGCTTCTATTCCAAGGTTCAAGAATGGCACTTGTCTACAAATGAAATTGGTGTACAGTAACTTGGCACCGATACTTTTGTTCTTGCTCCAGTGGATGGATTGCTCATGCACATGCTTACTTCCAAGTTATTTCAATCTCTTCCACATAGTTGTATACAAA GTTATCCCCAATAGCAAGAAGAAGATTCCTTTAGATGGGAGGAAAGCAAGCATTAGAGAATTCTATG CGGTTCTATTACCATCTCTCCAGCGCTTACATGATAGCTCATCAGAGCAGGATAGTAGTCAAGACGAACATCAAGTGTCAAAAACGATCGTTGGGAAGAAAGTACAAGAGAAAAAGCATTTCGATGCTGATCTAGAGAAAGAAGATGAATGTGGAATCTGCTTAGAACTGTGCACCAAAATAGTTTTGCCAAACTGCTATCATGcaatgtgcattaattgctatcGTGACTGGCAA GAACTTAAGGTCCGAGTCCTGCCCATTTTGCAGAGGAAACCTCAAAAGAGTGAACTCAGGAGACCTGTGGGTTCTCACGGGCAATAG
- the LOC104085839 gene encoding E3 ubiquitin-protein ligase AIRP2-like isoform X1 yields MMTNYYQLVKSTSYEDSLKAIEADIQYANLLAASIPRFKNGTCLQMKLVYSNLAPILLFLLQWMDCSCTCLLPSYFNLFHIVVYKVIPNSKKKIPLDGRKASIREFYAVLLPSLQRLHDSSSEQDSSQDEHQVSKTIVGKKVQEKKHFDADLEKEDECGICLELCTKIVLPNCYHAMCINCYRDWNLRSESCPFCRGNLKRVNSGDLWVLTGNSDIVDQETLSNEDMLRFYLYINSLPKDTPEALFLVYYEYLI; encoded by the exons ATGATGACAAATTACTATCAGCTTGTGAAATCTACTTCCTATGAAGATTCTTTAAAGGCAATTGAGGCTGATATTCAGTATGCCAATTTGCT GGCAGCTTCTATTCCAAGGTTCAAGAATGGCACTTGTCTACAAATGAAATTGGTGTACAGTAACTTGGCACCGATACTTTTGTTCTTGCTCCAGTGGATGGATTGCTCATGCACATGCTTACTTCCAAGTTATTTCAATCTCTTCCACATAGTTGTATACAAA GTTATCCCCAATAGCAAGAAGAAGATTCCTTTAGATGGGAGGAAAGCAAGCATTAGAGAATTCTATG CGGTTCTATTACCATCTCTCCAGCGCTTACATGATAGCTCATCAGAGCAGGATAGTAGTCAAGACGAACATCAAGTGTCAAAAACGATCGTTGGGAAGAAAGTACAAGAGAAAAAGCATTTCGATGCTGATCTAGAGAAAGAAGATGAATGTGGAATCTGCTTAGAACTGTGCACCAAAATAGTTTTGCCAAACTGCTATCATGcaatgtgcattaattgctatcGTGACTG GAACTTAAGGTCCGAGTCCTGCCCATTTTGCAGAGGAAACCTCAAAAGAGTGAACTCAGGAGACCTGTGGGTTCTCACGGGCAATAGTGACATTGTTGACCAGGAAACTCTTTCAAATGAGGACATGTTGCGTTTCTATCTTTACATAAACAGCCTGCCTAAAGATACTCCAGAAGCCCTCTTCTTGGTTTACTATGaatatttgatatga
- the LOC104085839 gene encoding E3 ubiquitin-protein ligase AIRP2-like isoform X3, with the protein MKLVYSNLAPILLFLLQWMDCSCTCLLPSYFNLFHIVVYKVIPNSKKKIPLDGRKASIREFYAVLLPSLQRLHDSSSEQDSSQDEHQVSKTIVGKKVQEKKHFDADLEKEDECGICLELCTKIVLPNCYHAMCINCYRDWNLRSESCPFCRGNLKRVNSGDLWVLTGNSDIVDQETLSNEDMLRFYLYINSLPKDTPEALFLVYYEYLI; encoded by the exons ATGAAATTGGTGTACAGTAACTTGGCACCGATACTTTTGTTCTTGCTCCAGTGGATGGATTGCTCATGCACATGCTTACTTCCAAGTTATTTCAATCTCTTCCACATAGTTGTATACAAA GTTATCCCCAATAGCAAGAAGAAGATTCCTTTAGATGGGAGGAAAGCAAGCATTAGAGAATTCTATG CGGTTCTATTACCATCTCTCCAGCGCTTACATGATAGCTCATCAGAGCAGGATAGTAGTCAAGACGAACATCAAGTGTCAAAAACGATCGTTGGGAAGAAAGTACAAGAGAAAAAGCATTTCGATGCTGATCTAGAGAAAGAAGATGAATGTGGAATCTGCTTAGAACTGTGCACCAAAATAGTTTTGCCAAACTGCTATCATGcaatgtgcattaattgctatcGTGACTG GAACTTAAGGTCCGAGTCCTGCCCATTTTGCAGAGGAAACCTCAAAAGAGTGAACTCAGGAGACCTGTGGGTTCTCACGGGCAATAGTGACATTGTTGACCAGGAAACTCTTTCAAATGAGGACATGTTGCGTTTCTATCTTTACATAAACAGCCTGCCTAAAGATACTCCAGAAGCCCTCTTCTTGGTTTACTATGaatatttgatatga
- the LOC104085840 gene encoding uncharacterized protein, with protein sequence MAEGSSVRDYVLKIMSLLNELEVLGAMIDKESQVEMVLQTLPDSFQQFRLNYNMNKMDLSLAKLLNELQAAESIIKQQAPIVALNVEKASVSKSKGDKKKKKAQKVLAPGGAAGVKNPKESAIIASNLGITKK encoded by the coding sequence ATGGCTGAAGGATCATCGGTCAGGGACTATGTTCTGAAGATAATGAGTCTTCTGAATGAACTAGAGGTCCTTGGAGCTATGATTGATAAGGAATCTCAAGTTGAGATGGTCCTGCAGACTCTGCCTGACAGTTTTCAACAATTTCGCTTGAACTATAATATGAACAAAATGGATTTGTCACTGGCGAAATTGTTGAATGAGCTGCAAGCGGCAGAATCTATTATCAAACAGCAAGCTCCAATTGTGGCACTCAATGTTGAGAAAGCTTCGGTTTCTAAGTCGAAAGGcgataagaaaaagaagaaggctcAAAAGGTTTTGGCACCTGGAGGTGCGGCTGGTGTGAAAAACCCAAAGGAAAGTGCTATCATTGCAAGCAACCTGGGCATCACAAAAAAATAA
- the LOC138908308 gene encoding uncharacterized protein: protein MGSVMENIESPSSTTSEGFTPFTIDPSHPLYVHLSDSPGSQLVSVPFSGCGFVLWISSMLTSLSAKNKLGFLDGRVPQPSPDSPYYPYWKRCNDMVKAWITNSVSREIATSVMCLKTTREVWKDINERFG from the coding sequence ATGGGTAGTGTTATGGAAAATATAGAATCGCCTAGTAGTACAACCTCTGAGGGTTTCACTCCCTTCACGATTGACCCATCCCATCCTTTATATGTGCATCTGTCTGATAGTCCTGGTAGTCAGCTAGTGTCTGTACCTTTTAGTGGTTGTGGTTTTGTTCTGTGGATAAGCAGTATGCTTACCTCCTTGTCTGCAAAGAACAAGTTAGGTTTCCTAGATGGTAGGGTCCCTCAACCATCACCAGATTCTCCTTATTACCCATATTGGAAAAGGTGCAATGACATGGTGAAGGCATGGATAACTAATTCTGTGTCTAGAGAAATTGCCACTAGTGTCATGTGTCTTAAGACTACGAGAGAAGTCTGGAAAGACATTAATGAGAGATTTGGTTAG